One Manduca sexta isolate Smith_Timp_Sample1 chromosome 28, JHU_Msex_v1.0, whole genome shotgun sequence DNA window includes the following coding sequences:
- the LOC115441869 gene encoding 1-acyl-sn-glycerol-3-phosphate acyltransferase alpha encodes MWYTFLTFVLFLVVTFLFKKVTQKEPNVIKYHLNFFIFYGGCSLLAAVIWPIFLLSPKNVRNSKMAAKILKHITKLYDLKWELRNGEILAVDRGAVIVSNHQLTLDILGMFNIWEVVDKISAIAKKELFYVWPFGLSAYLAGVVFIDRKDAKGAYKQLQMTSEVMMKNKTKLWLFPEGTRNKDYRSLLPFKKGAFNIAVAAQVPILPVVFSPYYFVNAEKHIFNKGHVIIQCLQPIPTKGLTSKDIPDLMAKVHERMSTVYRELSKEVINDLPADYPYTTVG; translated from the exons ATGTGGTACACGTTCCTTACGTTTGTTTTATTCTTGGTCGtcacgtttttatttaaaaaagtcacaCAAAAAGAaccaaatgttattaaataccatttgaattttttcatattttacggAGGATGCTCTCTATTAGCGGCTGTGATTtggccaatatttttattaagccCAAAAAACGTGAGGAATTCaaa AATGGCGgcgaaaattttaaaacatataaccAAGTTGTATGATTTGAAATGGGAACTTCGTAACGGAGAAATCTTGGCCGTGGATCGTGGAGCTGTGATCGTCTCTAATCATCAATTAACCTTAGATATTTTAG GTATGTTCAACATATGGGAAGTGGTAGACAAAATATCTGCTATAGCCAAAAAAGAATTATTCTACGTATGGCCGTTTGGACTCTCAGCGTATCTCGCAGGAGTCGTGTTTATTGACAGAAAAGATGCCAAAGGTGCTTACAAACAACTTCAAATGACGTCGGAAGTTATGATGAAAAATAAG ACAAAACTATGGTTGTTCCCTGAAGGAACAAGGAATAAGGACTATAGATCATTATTGCCATTCAAGAAGGGTGCCTTTAACATAGCAGTTGCTGCACAAGTGCCTATACTACCAGTAGTATTTTCGCCTTACTATTTCGTCAATgctgaaaaacatattttcaataaag GTCACGTTATAATACAATGCTTACAACCAATACCAACAAAAGGTCTGACTTCAAAAGACATACCAGACCTCATGGCGAAGGTCCACGAAAGAATGTCCACGGTATACAGAGAATTATCGAAGGAAGTTATAAATGATTTACCAGCAGACTACCCTTACACCACAGTAGGCTAA